The following proteins are encoded in a genomic region of Gemmatimonadota bacterium:
- a CDS encoding aldo/keto reductase, translating into MQFTRLGQTGLVVSRIALGCMSYGTRQWRPWVLEEEEARPFFRRAVELGINFFDTADVYSLGVSEEVTGRALREYARLDEVVIATKVRLKMGDGPNRIGLSRKHIIQSCEDSLRRLGVERIDLYQIHRHHAETPVEETLAALDHLVRQGKVLYLGASSMFAWQLMKALSVSERNGWAKFVSMQNHYNLVYREEEREMIPLCLDQGLGVIPWSPLARGLLGGKRQRGGHGMSPRDDGDGVLADQLYDHPADWDVVEATIRVAARRGVQPAQVALAWLLSRPGVTAPIVGTTKLEQLDAAAAACDLVLTAEECAELESPYQPHPVRGWLDGGLVLTNMKR; encoded by the coding sequence ATGCAGTTCACACGGTTGGGCCAGACCGGCCTCGTCGTCTCGCGCATCGCCCTGGGGTGCATGAGCTATGGCACCCGGCAATGGCGCCCCTGGGTGCTCGAGGAGGAGGAGGCACGCCCCTTCTTCCGGCGGGCGGTGGAGTTGGGGATCAACTTCTTCGATACCGCGGATGTGTACTCGCTCGGGGTGAGCGAGGAGGTGACCGGGCGGGCGCTGCGCGAGTACGCGCGCCTCGACGAAGTGGTCATCGCAACGAAGGTGCGCCTCAAGATGGGCGACGGTCCCAACCGGATCGGGCTCTCGCGCAAGCACATCATCCAGTCGTGCGAGGACTCGCTGCGGCGGCTTGGGGTGGAGCGCATCGACCTGTACCAGATCCACCGCCATCACGCCGAGACGCCGGTGGAGGAGACGCTGGCCGCGCTGGATCATCTCGTCAGGCAGGGGAAGGTCCTGTACCTCGGCGCCAGCTCGATGTTCGCCTGGCAGCTGATGAAGGCCCTCTCGGTGTCCGAGCGCAACGGATGGGCGAAGTTCGTGAGCATGCAGAACCACTACAACCTCGTGTACCGGGAAGAGGAGCGCGAGATGATCCCGCTCTGTCTCGACCAGGGACTCGGCGTGATCCCGTGGTCGCCGCTCGCACGCGGCTTGTTAGGCGGGAAGCGCCAGCGCGGGGGACACGGGATGTCGCCGCGCGACGACGGCGATGGCGTGCTGGCCGACCAGCTGTACGACCATCCGGCCGATTGGGACGTGGTCGAGGCGACGATCCGGGTGGCCGCGCGGCGAGGGGTGCAGCCGGCGCAGGTGGCGCTGGCGTGGCTGCTCTCGCGTCCCGGGGTGACCGCGCCGATCGTCGGGACGACGAAGCTCGAGCAGCTCGACGCGGCCGCGGCGGCGTGCGACCTGGTGCTGACGGCGGAGGAGTGTGCGGAGCTGGAGTCGCCGTACCAGCCACACCCGGTGCGCGGCTGGTTGGACGGCGGGTTGGTGCTGACGAACATGAAGCGGTAG